TGCTAAACCCAAGGCCAAAACTGTTGTTGATGTCGCTGCTGGACCAATTGATCTGCATCGTCAAGGATCGGTCAGCATCGGAAAGTTCGTCAAGAACCAGTTCGTTTGCAAAGAACGTTTCGGCCTCCGATGCATTTGCAAAATTCCATTGGTGATCACTTAACTGTGTGCCGATGACGACTTCCATCGTGTCAAAGCCATTGCCGGTCGTGTTGAAACTGCTCCACTGAATGCTCGCCCGAGACGCGTCAACGACATCTTTGAAATCGAGAGTCGTCGAAATCATCGCGTTGACCGAAGTCAAAACATTTGTCGGATGGCTGGCGCCGATTTGGCCAGAGATCACAAGCGAGTCTTGTGCCGACAATGGCATCGCCTCTGATGCCGGTGCCAATTCTCCCGACGAAAGTGATACGAGCGAAGCCATGGGGCTTGAAACCGCCGTGGAAGTCACTTCGATGATGGAAAACACATTTGCGTTCGAAGTGAAATTTGTTGTCCCGTCATTGGCAACAATCGTTTCCACCGAAGTCAAACCGTGGACGTCAGCGGTAATCTGACTTCGAATTTGGATCACATCATCATTGGAAACTCCGAGTTCGCCGCGGACCGTTTTGGCTGTCGCATCGACGGTGCCTGTTAGCCCATCTCCCGTCGCTTTCGCCTGGGCGATTCGCCCTTCTGCTGAACTGACGCTGTAGGCATCGCCTTGGTTGGTGATTGCGGTAGCTTCGGCGACAGCGATTCCACTTCGTGAAGAGAGATACCGACTATCAAATCCATATCCAAAACCCCCGATGGCTTCCGAGTAGGCTTCGGCGTATTGGCCTAATGCCTGTGATGTTGCCAGCGAACTGGCAGACGCGGAAGCATCATAAGCGTTGCCTCCCATTTCACTGCCGTCAACCGTTTGGCCGCCGTCTCCACCAAAGCCATAAGCATAGGCATAGCTTTCCGCGTTGGTTGACGTTGCTGTCGCATCCGCTGCACCACTTGCCCCTTGTCCGCCTGTTGCACCTGCCGTTCCTGTGCCGCCATAACCACCGCCAGCCGACGCGAGTGCCGTAGCCGCCCCGGTGTTTGATAACACAACACTGCTTTCACCTGATGCTCCGTCACCAGCGACTCCGCTGGTGTGATTGCGATCGCCACCGCTTCCGCCGTAGGCATAAGACCAAAGGGTCGAATCGATGTTGTCGTTGTTCGCTGAAAGCGTCCCTTTAGCGGATCCGGCAGAGCCGATCGCTCCGCTTCCTAGATTGCTTTGATATCCGACGTTACCTGCGTCACCGCCGTAGACAGATTGTTCGACAAAAGTGTCGCCGTTGACATCGGTTGAATGCGCGGTGACTTGGTTGAGCACTTCGACCGAAGCACCATTGCCAGAGTTGCCGGTCCCACCAATGACATCACCACCGCCGCCACCTTGATAGTAGCCATAGGCGGATGCTGATCCAGTTGTTGTCGTTGCCGAAACCGTTCCGCCTGCGGTGCCGCCATTTCCACCACTGCCGTTGATGTCACCAAACGCCAATCCGCCTTCGCCACCAAACGCATAGCCTTCCATCGATACATCGGAACCGCTTGAGGTGGTCGCAGAAAGTTGCAGTTGAGCGACACCGCCAGTCCCGCCGACACCAAGGCCAGAATCAATCCAGCCGCCGTCGCCCGCCCAAGCAACATCGTACGAATCGATCATGCCACTGATGGTTTCGAGGACGGTGGTCGCGGTCACGTTTCCACCTAGTCCACCGCTCGCTCCACCCGCAGCGTTACCTGCCGCTCCGGCTCTGGTTTCACTGTAGTGATAAAGATCACCGCTTTGCGAAATGTTAGCTTCGATCGCGGCGTTTCCTCCGTTGCCTGAAAGTCCAGATGAATGATTCCGCGAACCGCCGCCACCGGCGTTGGAGTAAAAGTTGAAATTGGCAGCCGTAGCGTCCACGCTTCTGGTCAGTTCATTCGTCGAACTGCCACCATCGCCAGCCAAACCGGCTTGGGCGTGACCTCCCGAGCCTGCAAAGATCGTTTGCGAAAGACTTATCTCACCACCTGGATCAACAGTCGCGTCAACCGCGTTTCTTAAAACCGCATTACCTCCATGGCCACCGTTGCCGGTTCCGACGCCGTCACCACCGCTGCCGCTTTGAGCTTCGGCTAAGGAGTTTGCTTCGGTGACACCAAAGGCGGACGCAGTGATGTCGATCAGCGACGCGTCTTGTCCTGCACCACCCAGCCCGTTTCCACTCAGCGCGTTTCCACCGTTACCAGCGATCACGGTTAAGGCCGCACGTGCTTCACCATCCGTTGAGATCGCAATGGCGCCTTGAGCGTCGGCTATCGCAATCCCACCATCACCTCCGTTTCCACCACTGCCGTCAATCCCTGTGCCCATCGCTTGTCCACCGGCGCCTCCATCACCGCCATTGCCAGCGATGATGTTTAGGTCGGCAACGCTTCGTCCACTTCCTTCAGACCGGATGCTACCGCTTGCCGTCCCGCCCATCGCACCATTTCCGCCGTCGCCACCGTCAAAGCCATCGGAGATCGCATTGCCTCCGTTACCTCCTGATCCGCCGTTGCCAGCTGCCAGTCCGCGATAGAGTTCACCGATCCCATTGATGAAATCAGTGATCGCGGTGCCAAGCGTTCCGTCACCACCGTCGGTACCAGGGTCTGCATCGGTTCCGGCGGCTCCGTTGTCGCCATCGCTTGCGGTGGTTGTTATCCGCTGGGCCGATGCCGGCATGGCGATAGTGCACAGCAATAGCAGCAGCGCAAGCCGATTGAAAACAGTTCCAATGTTGAAAGACATGTTTGAAGGGGCCGCCTGGTGAGTCGTCTTGATCGAATGGTCGAGCGTTCGTGGGAATCTTCGGTGATGTTCTAGCCGATTCGAGTTCGTCAAAAGGCAAAATATCTGCTTCGGCTGGTGGCCAACATGATGGCACAAGGCCACTTCGATCGCACAGAATTTGGCGTGAATTTGCCAGTTGAGATGTGGTGTATCGAAACGACCTCGGTTCTTTGCTGACGTGTTATTGCCGTGGCGAGTCAGCTTGGGTTAGTTCGTCGAGACGCTTTTCAATGACAGATTTATTGATTTCGCTGACTCGGCTGAGAAGTTCACGCAAGTAGGATTGGTCGTCGAGCAATCCGGTCCTAAGGATCATCTTGTCGATCTCTTTGTCGCCGATATTCGTCTTCTTTTGGATCTCTTGGATTCTGGCGACGACTTCTGCGGAGTCGATGTCGCCCAGTTCGATTTCATCGAGCATGATTGA
The Stieleria sp. JC731 genome window above contains:
- a CDS encoding beta strand repeat-containing protein produces the protein MSFNIGTVFNRLALLLLLCTIAMPASAQRITTTASDGDNGAAGTDADPGTDGGDGTLGTAITDFINGIGELYRGLAAGNGGSGGNGGNAISDGFDGGDGGNGAMGGTASGSIRSEGSGRSVADLNIIAGNGGDGGAGGQAMGTGIDGSGGNGGDGGIAIADAQGAIAISTDGEARAALTVIAGNGGNALSGNGLGGAGQDASLIDITASAFGVTEANSLAEAQSGSGGDGVGTGNGGHGGNAVLRNAVDATVDPGGEISLSQTIFAGSGGHAQAGLAGDGGSSTNELTRSVDATAANFNFYSNAGGGGSRNHSSGLSGNGGNAAIEANISQSGDLYHYSETRAGAAGNAAGGASGGLGGNVTATTVLETISGMIDSYDVAWAGDGGWIDSGLGVGGTGGVAQLQLSATTSSGSDVSMEGYAFGGEGGLAFGDINGSGGNGGTAGGTVSATTTTGSASAYGYYQGGGGGDVIGGTGNSGNGASVEVLNQVTAHSTDVNGDTFVEQSVYGGDAGNVGYQSNLGSGAIGSAGSAKGTLSANNDNIDSTLWSYAYGGSGGDRNHTSGVAGDGASGESSVVLSNTGAATALASAGGGYGGTGTAGATGGQGASGAADATATSTNAESYAYAYGFGGDGGQTVDGSEMGGNAYDASASASSLATSQALGQYAEAYSEAIGGFGYGFDSRYLSSRSGIAVAEATAITNQGDAYSVSSAEGRIAQAKATGDGLTGTVDATAKTVRGELGVSNDDVIQIRSQITADVHGLTSVETIVANDGTTNFTSNANVFSIIEVTSTAVSSPMASLVSLSSGELAPASEAMPLSAQDSLVISGQIGASHPTNVLTSVNAMISTTLDFKDVVDASRASIQWSSFNTTGNGFDTMEVVIGTQLSDHQWNFANASEAETFFANELVLDELSDADRSLTMQINWSSSDINNSFGLGFSTTVTAIPEPSAALLLCVATISGGLCRRRSR